The DNA region AGCGATGGTTGGTAGAGTCCTGTTTTTCAGCTGTAAAGCGGGCTTATGGCGAAAGTGTAAATGCTAAGAGGTTTGACATGGCCAAGAAGGAGGCGATGTTAAAGTTTATCCTTTATAGCGCTGTCCAAAATTCTTGCTAAGAAGGCAAGAACTATGAGAAAAATTTGAAGTGTAGGAAAAAATACGGTGAAAAAAATACCCCCA from Methanofastidiosum sp. includes:
- a CDS encoding IS5/IS1182 family transposase gives rise to the protein RWLVESCFSAVKRAYGESVNAKRFDMAKKEAMLKFILYSAVQNSC